Proteins encoded by one window of Xenopus tropicalis strain Nigerian chromosome 6, UCB_Xtro_10.0, whole genome shotgun sequence:
- the rrm2b gene encoding ribonucleoside-diphosphate reductase subunit M2 B, which produces MGDPGLPTDSGRTGDKNLTNGHSDEEEPFLRKNPQRFVIFPIHYPDIWKMYKKAQASFWTAEEVDLSKDLVHWEKLKPEERNFISHILAFFAASDGIVNENLVERFSQEVQVPEARCFYGFQILIENVHSEMYSLLIETYIKDPRRREFLFNAIETMPCVRKKAQWALRWISDRKASFGERVVAFAAVEGIFFSGSFAAIFWLKKRGLMPGLTFSNELISRDEGLHTDFACLMFHYLVKKPTEERVTEIIVNAVRIEQEFLTEALPVSLIGMNCTLMKTYIEFVADRLLVELGCSKAFKAENPFDFMENISLEGKTNFFEKRVSEYQRFAVMAHTEDNVFTLDADF; this is translated from the exons ATGGGGGATCCGGGGCTTCCTACTGACTCAGGCCGCACAGGGGACAAG AATCTAACCAATGGCCACAGCGATGAGGAGGAACCGTTCCTTAGGAAAAACCCTCAACGATTTGTCATTTTCCCAATTCACTACCCGGATATCTGGAAAATGTATAAGAAGGCCCAGGCCTCATTCTGGACGGCAGAGGAA GTCGACTTATCCAAAGATCTTGTCCACTGGGAAAAGCTGAAGCCGGAGGAGAGAAACTTTATTTCACACATCCTGGCCTTCTTTGCTGCTAGCGATGGTATAGTCAATGAGAATctg GTGGAGCGCTTCAGTCAGGAGGTGCAAGTCCCGGAGGCTCGCTGCTTTTATGGCTTCCAGATTCTCATAGAGAATGTTCATTCAGAGATGTACAGCCTGCTCATAGAGACCTACATAAAAGATCCCCGGAGACG AGAGTTTTTATTCAATGCCATAGAAACGATGCCCTGTGTAAGGAAAAAAGCGCAGTGGGCACTAAGGTGGATATCCGATCGGAAAGCTTCCTTTG gagaGAGAGTGGTGGCATTCGCTGCAGTAGAAGGAATATTCTTCTCTGGATCCTTTGCTGCTATTTTCTGGCTAAAGAAACGGGGACTCATGCCTGGACTCACCTTCTCCAATGAGCTGATCAGTAGAGATGAG GGTCTCCACACTGACTTTGCCTGCCTGATGTTCCATTACTTGGTTAAGAAGCCTACAGAAGAGCGAGTCACTGAGATTATTGTTAATGCAGTCAGAATTGAGCAG GAGTTCCTGACGGAAGCCTTGCCAGTGAGTCTCATCGGGATGAACTGTACCTTAATGAAGACTTACATTGAGTTTGTAGCTGATCGGCTGCTTGTGGAACTTGGGTGTTCAAAG GCATTTAAAGCAGAAAACCCCTTTGATTTCATGGAGAACATTTCTCTGGAAGGGAAAACCAATTTCTTTGAGAAACGGGTTTCAGAGTACCAGCGTTTTGCCGTCATGGCGCACACAGAAGACAATGTCTTTACACTGGATGCAGATTTCTGA